The following is a genomic window from Daphnia magna isolate NIES linkage group LG4, ASM2063170v1.1, whole genome shotgun sequence.
ATTCGATGCACCGTGAAGAGCGATGTGTTTGTCCTAGGCCTCGTCGTCGGTTACCTTTTCTTGAACGGCAAACATCTTTACGGTAACGgcgagatagaaattcacgacaacatcaaagaaaaacgtcCGATTAAAATTGGAGGTAAGTCCTAATTTACTACAATAATTGTGTTGCCTGCTAACAAAGTctgaaattgtttgttttagaCATTAAAGATGAGCTGTGCGATTGTAATGCGTACAACATCTTAAGTCGAATGTTGGAGGACGACCCTAGCAAAAGGATCACATCGCAGCAAGTCGTCGATCAATTAAATTCCAGAGAAACTGAATACGTTTACGATCCGACCAACCATCTCGATCATTTTCTACTCGATCCGAATCGGATTGCACGTGAAGAAGAATTGCGTCGACTATGTGCTCTTGACAATTCGTCGGATCTAACAGTAAAACtcgaaaaattaattaaagaTGGGATCGACGTGAATGCAAAGAACGGATTCGGAAAAAATGCACTTCATATTTTGTGCGAAAACAATTTAAGCTCGGGGTTAAGCGATACAATTAAGTTTCTAATCCAACGGGGCATCGACGTGAATGCAAAGGGCAACCATGAACTGAACgcgctccattatttgtgtcgaAACAAAACCAACACAAGTTTTATCGGCGCAATGCAAACCTTGATCAAACAGGGAATTGACATCAACACAACGAACAAATATGGAGAAAATgctcttcattttttgtgtggaaaCTATTCAACCTCAAACTCAAAAGAAGCAATTAGAATATTAATCCAAAATGGGATTCGCGTCATACCCAACGGCAACGACCCACGATCTATTTTACGCAAAAACAA
Proteins encoded in this region:
- the LOC116920219 gene encoding serine/threonine-protein kinase/endoribonuclease ire-1 produces the protein MVEMKIEFSQDDKLGSGGYGLVFRGKFKNDGDCLAVAVKRVLLDKVNANEEKALRELQTHPNIVQLFHCESDMIFRYYAMELCDASLDQLYLKTDDPKKYNGPRPSNIEVFRQLAVGLAYIHSKKFIHRDIKPGNVLIKRPPRQDEETVIKWADFGLSKDVNERGTRTLSGIRGTDTWFAPEFLELITNPLDGVQIRCTVKSDVFVLGLVVGYLFLNGKHLYGNGEIEIHDNIKEKRPIKIGDIKDELCDCNAYNILSRMLEDDPSKRITSQQVVDQLNSRETEYVYDPTNHLDHFLLDPNRIAREEELRRLCALDNSSDLTVKLEKLIKDGIDVNAKNGFGKNALHILCENNLSSGLSDTIKFLIQRGIDVNAKGNHELNALHYLCRNKTNTSFIGAMQTLIKQGIDINTTNKYGENALHFLCGNYSTSNSKEAIRILIQNGIRVIPNGNDPRSILRKNNQLSNRDKKEILKLLDRAALAQR